The following proteins come from a genomic window of Streptomyces sp. GS7:
- a CDS encoding darcynin family protein, with protein MPAEETEPPVTAFMLVKTTPEWLALTVQERVDAFTTQVVPAIEAKTTGVRSRFYDTEFYSARVTDIWVWEADDHHAYQAMVDALRETPFWDRYFEVVDLLVGTENGYARTYGVDPVATLTT; from the coding sequence ATGCCCGCTGAGGAAACCGAACCGCCGGTCACCGCGTTCATGCTCGTCAAGACCACACCCGAGTGGCTTGCCCTGACCGTCCAGGAACGTGTGGACGCCTTCACCACCCAGGTCGTTCCCGCGATCGAGGCCAAGACCACCGGCGTCCGGTCACGCTTCTACGACACGGAGTTCTACTCCGCACGCGTCACCGACATCTGGGTCTGGGAAGCAGACGACCACCACGCCTACCAGGCCATGGTCGACGCACTGCGCGAAACCCCCTTCTGGGATCGCTACTTCGAGGTCGTCGACCTGCTCGTCGGCACCGAGAACGGCTACGCCCGCACCTACGGCGTCGACCCCGTCGCCACCCTCACCACCTGA
- a CDS encoding acetolactate synthase large subunit, with the protein MSTAGASGSQDTAAAEDVAHLLVRCLRAEGVEYVFGIPGEENIRFVDALKGSGIRYILVRHEQAASFMAEIYGRLTGRAGVCSATLGPGAINLLLGTADAMTNSAPMVALAAQGALRRIHKESHQVIDLVSMFAPVTQWAARVECPDAVPEMTRKAFKTAQSERPGAVFLAVPEDIEAERPAEPLVPLQIDAVRAEAPSPAQIARAAEALTAARHPVVLAGHGAARARASAALLRFAERLNISVATTFHGKGVFPDDHPNALGAVGFMRHDYGNFGFDTADVLICVGYEIQEFDPAKINPDGDKRIVHVHRFPAEVDAHYPVAVGVEGDPSQALDALASALPEGLTYDSGSSAKIRTLLDEELQYGRDSDAFPVVPQRVVHDVRTALDRHDIVLADTGAGKMWMSRLYPTYEPDTCLVSNGLSTMGFALPGAIAAKLAQPDRRVLAMMGDGSFLMNSQELETAVRERVPLVVLVLVDEEYGLITWKMELELGRHSHTRFTNPDLVAYAESFGARGYAIETADQLLPVLRRALDDDMVSVIACPVDYSENLRLTDRLGALHGPF; encoded by the coding sequence ATGAGTACCGCAGGCGCGAGCGGGTCGCAGGACACGGCAGCAGCGGAGGACGTCGCACACCTGTTGGTGCGTTGTCTGCGCGCCGAGGGCGTGGAGTACGTCTTCGGGATTCCCGGCGAGGAGAACATCCGCTTCGTCGACGCTCTGAAGGGCTCCGGGATCCGGTACATCCTGGTGCGCCACGAGCAGGCCGCCTCGTTCATGGCGGAGATCTACGGGCGGCTGACCGGCCGGGCCGGAGTGTGCTCGGCCACCCTGGGACCTGGTGCGATCAATCTGCTGCTCGGCACCGCGGACGCGATGACCAACAGCGCGCCGATGGTGGCTCTGGCAGCGCAGGGGGCGCTGCGGCGTATCCACAAAGAGTCGCACCAGGTCATCGACCTGGTGTCGATGTTCGCTCCTGTCACCCAGTGGGCAGCCCGCGTCGAGTGTCCGGACGCGGTGCCGGAGATGACCCGCAAGGCGTTCAAGACCGCGCAGAGCGAACGCCCCGGTGCCGTGTTTCTGGCGGTGCCGGAGGACATCGAGGCCGAACGTCCCGCAGAGCCCCTGGTACCCCTGCAGATCGACGCGGTGCGCGCCGAAGCACCGTCACCCGCCCAGATCGCACGGGCCGCCGAGGCTCTCACCGCCGCCCGCCACCCCGTCGTGCTGGCAGGCCACGGCGCCGCCAGGGCCCGGGCTTCGGCCGCTCTGTTGCGGTTCGCCGAGCGGCTGAACATCTCGGTCGCGACCACCTTCCACGGCAAGGGTGTTTTCCCCGACGACCATCCGAACGCCCTCGGCGCGGTCGGCTTCATGCGCCACGACTACGGCAACTTCGGCTTCGACACTGCCGACGTGCTGATCTGTGTGGGCTACGAGATCCAGGAGTTCGACCCCGCCAAGATCAACCCGGACGGCGACAAGCGAATCGTTCACGTGCACCGTTTCCCCGCCGAGGTCGACGCCCACTACCCGGTCGCCGTGGGCGTCGAAGGAGACCCCTCGCAGGCACTGGACGCACTCGCGTCCGCACTGCCCGAAGGACTCACCTACGACTCCGGAAGCAGCGCGAAGATCCGCACACTGCTTGACGAAGAGCTCCAGTACGGACGCGACAGCGACGCGTTCCCCGTGGTGCCGCAGCGCGTGGTGCACGATGTCCGCACCGCCCTGGACCGCCACGACATCGTCCTCGCCGACACCGGCGCCGGGAAAATGTGGATGTCCCGCCTCTACCCGACCTACGAACCGGACACCTGCCTGGTCTCCAACGGCCTGTCCACCATGGGTTTCGCACTGCCGGGCGCCATCGCCGCCAAGCTCGCCCAGCCGGACCGACGAGTCCTGGCGATGATGGGCGACGGCTCGTTCCTGATGAACTCCCAGGAACTGGAGACCGCCGTCCGCGAACGCGTCCCCCTGGTCGTCCTCGTCCTGGTGGACGAGGAATACGGCCTGATCACCTGGAAGATGGAACTCGAACTCGGCCGCCACAGCCACACCCGGTTCACCAACCCCGACCTGGTCGCCTACGCCGAGAGCTTCGGCGCACGAGGCTACGCCATCGAGACCGCCGACCAACTCCTGCCCGTACTGCGCCGCGCCCTCGACGACGACATGGTCTCCGTGATCGCCTGCCCCGTCGACTACTCTGAGAACCTGCGCCTGACCGACAGACTGGGCGCCCTCCACGGCCCGTTCTGA
- a CDS encoding flavodoxin family protein: protein MTASSPAADAPPARYDDLRALVINCTLKRSPETSNTQGLIDRSTAILDVQGVPVDVVRAVDHDIATGVWPDMTEHGWETDAWPDLYQQVMEADILVLAGPIWLGDNSSVMKRVIERLYACSSLLNERGQYSYYGRVGGCLITGNEDGVKHCAMNVLYSLQHLGYTIPPQADAGWIGEAGPGPSYLDRGSGGPENDFTNRNTTFMTWNLLHLARALKDLGGIPAYGNQRTAWDAGCRRDYENPEHR, encoded by the coding sequence GTGACCGCTTCGTCGCCCGCCGCCGACGCACCGCCGGCCCGATACGACGACCTGCGCGCCCTGGTGATCAACTGCACTCTGAAGCGCTCGCCGGAGACGAGCAACACGCAGGGGCTGATCGACCGGAGCACCGCGATCCTGGACGTGCAGGGCGTGCCCGTCGATGTCGTCCGGGCCGTGGACCACGACATCGCCACTGGTGTGTGGCCCGACATGACGGAACACGGCTGGGAGACGGATGCCTGGCCGGACCTGTACCAGCAGGTCATGGAGGCCGACATCCTCGTCCTGGCCGGCCCGATCTGGCTGGGCGACAACAGCTCCGTGATGAAGCGGGTGATCGAACGCCTTTATGCCTGCTCCAGCCTGCTCAACGAACGCGGCCAGTACTCCTATTACGGCCGGGTCGGCGGCTGCCTGATCACCGGCAACGAGGACGGCGTCAAGCACTGCGCCATGAATGTGCTCTACAGCCTGCAGCACCTGGGGTACACCATCCCGCCCCAGGCCGACGCCGGATGGATCGGCGAGGCCGGCCCTGGCCCCTCCTACCTCGATCGCGGATCGGGCGGTCCGGAGAACGACTTCACCAACCGCAACACCACCTTCATGACCTGGAACCTGCTTCACCTGGCCCGGGCGCTGAAGGACCTCGGCGGCATCCCCGCCTACGGCAACCAACGCACCGCCTGGGACGCCGGCTGCCGCCGCGACTACGAGAACCCCGAACACCGGTAG